One part of the Homo sapiens chromosome 19, GRCh38.p14 Primary Assembly genome encodes these proteins:
- the ELANE gene encoding neutrophil elastase preproprotein codes for MTLGRRLACLFLACVLPALLLGGTALASEIVGGRRARPHAWPFMVSLQLRGGHFCGATLIAPNFVMSAAHCVANVNVRAVRVVLGAHNLSRREPTRQVFAVQRIFENGYDPVNLLNDIVILQLNGSATINANVQVAQLPAQGRRLGNGVQCLAMGWGLLGRNRGIASVLQELNVTVVTSLCRRSNVCTLVRGRQAGVCFGDSGSPLVCNGLIHGIASFVRGGCASGLYPDAFAPVAQFVNWIDSIIQRSEDNPCPHPRDPDPASRTH; via the exons ATGACCCTCGGCCGCCGACTCGCGTGTCTTTTCCTCGCCTGTGTCCTGCCGGCCTTGCTGCTGGGGG GCACCGCGCTGGCCTCGGAGATTGTGGGGGGCCGGCGAGCGCGGCCCCACGCGTGGCCCTTCATGGTGTCCCTGCAGCTGCGCGGAGGCCACTTCTGCGGCGCCACCCTGATTGCGCCCAACTTCGTCATGTCGGCCGCGCACTGCGTGGCGAATGT AAACGTCCGCGCGGTGCGGGTGGTCCTGGGAGCCCATAACCTCTCGCGGCGGGAGCCCACCCGGCAGGTGTTCGCCGTGCAGCGCATCTTCGAAAACGGCTACGACCCCGTAAACTTGCTCAACGACATCGTGATTCTCCAG CTCAACGGGTCGGCCACCATCAACGCCAACGTGCAGGTGGCCCAGCTGCCGGCTCAGGGACGCCGCCTGGGCAACGGGGTGCAGTGCCTGGCCATGGGCTGGGGCCTTCTGGGCAGGAACCGTGGGATCGCCAGCGTCCTGCAGGAGCTCAACGTGACGGTGGTGACGTCCCTCTGCCGTCGCAGCAACGTCTGCACTCTCGTGAGGGGCCGGCAGGCCGGCGTCTGTTTC GGGGACTCCGGCAGCCCCTTGGTCTGCAACGGGCTAATCCACGGAATTGCCTCCTTCGTCCGGGGAGGCTGCGCCTCAGGGCTCTACCCCGATGCCTTTGCCCCGGTGGCACAGTTTGTAAACTGGATCGACTCTATCATCCAACGCTCCGAGGACaacccctgtccccacccccgGGACCCGGACCCGGCCAGCAGGACCCACTGA